In Amaranthus tricolor cultivar Red isolate AtriRed21 chromosome 5, ASM2621246v1, whole genome shotgun sequence, a genomic segment contains:
- the LOC130812980 gene encoding protein-L-isoaspartate O-methyltransferase-like: protein MEKYFSGSGDGKNKNGAMVEQLQRYGVFHSDKVAEVMKTIDRGLFVPSGTLAYVDSPMPIGHNVTISAPHMHAMCLELLKDHLQPGMHALDVGSGTGYLTACFAAMVGSQGRAVGIEHIPELVIWSIENIKSSAAASFLEEGSLSVHDGDGRLGYPETAPYDAIHVGAAAPEIPKALVEQLKPGGRLVIPVGTYCQELQVVDKQQDGTLTVRTETSVRYVPLTSREEQLRG, encoded by the exons ATGGAg AAATACTTTTCTGGATCTGGTGATGGAAAAAACAAGAACGGAGCTATGGTGGAACAGTTGCAACGTTATGGAGTTTTCCATTCTGACAAAGTAGCTGAAGTGATGAAAACTATTGATAGGGGCTTGTTTGTACCTTCTGGGACTTTGGCTTATGTAGATAGCCCCATGCCGATAGGCCATAATGTAACCATATCAGCCCCGCATATGCATGCAATGTGCCTTGAACTATTGAAGGACCACCTGCAGCCTGGCATGCATGCTTTAGATGTTGGTTCAG GCACTGGATACTTGACTGCATGTTTTGCGGCGATGGTTGGATCACAGGGTCGTGCAGTTGGAATAGAGCACATACCTGAATTAGTTATTTGGtcaattgaaaatataaaatcaagTGCAGCTGCTTCTTTTCTCGAAGAGGGTTCATTGTCCGTTCACGATGGTG ATGGAAGATTAGGGTACCCAGAGACTGCCCCTTACGATGCAATTCATGTAGGAGCAGCTGCACCCGAGATTCCAAAAGCATTGGTAGAGCAGCTGAAGCCTGGGGGAAGATTGGTGATTCCAGTGGGAACGTACTGCCAAGAATTGCAGGTAGTGGATAAGCAGCAGGATGGCACTCTGACTGTCAGAACTGAAACTTCTGTGAGATACGTCCCTCTAACCAGTCGAGAGGAGCAGTTGCGGGGTTAA
- the LOC130812981 gene encoding probable UDP-glucosyl transferase 73B6, protein MAIIESSTTTYSYSPQNLRGYFIPYIVPSHIFNLVDIAKLFASRGVHVTILTTHYNSLLLKHSTDDLGAQIELHIIDFPSKEVGLPEGVENYSTATPEMASKVFQGFMMLQKPMEEAIRAAKPDFIVADMYYPWASDLAIELRIPRFIFHVKCYFALCAAEVLAKSAPQEKVESDSEVFLLPDLPDEIPMTRSQLPEWIQTRSPFTEFKERIDVGDHKSYGVIVNSSYELEKAYADFYSNNLGRRAWSIGPYSLHCDKVNANKKIEEKEEHPCFEWLDKMEEGKVIYVSFGSLACFGEAQICELAAALESSGHPFIWVVRKGEKWVPDGFEARIKEQNKGILITGWAPQVQILEHPSIGGFITHCGWNSTVEGCTSGVPMVTWPISAEQFYNEKLISHVLKVGVEVGSKKWTRSIEECSEIVEKDKIEKAIKELMSDSFEAQERRKKVKEMSEVIKKAVDENGSSCKNLSDLIQELLHVKEKGLPNDNGLE, encoded by the exons aTGGCTATTATTGAGTCTTCAACCACGACATACTCATACTCCCCCCAAAACTTAAGGGGATATTTCATTCCATACATTGTTCCAAGCCATATCTTCAATTTAGTAGACATAGCCAAACTCTTCGCCTCACGTGGTGTGCACGTGACAATCCTCACTACTCACTACAACTCACTTCTACTGAAACATTCCACTGATGATTTGGGGGCCCAGATAGAGCTCCATATCATTGACTTTCCTTCCAAGGAAGTTGGATTACCTGAAGGAGTGGAGAATTACAGTACTGCCACTCCTGAGATGGCTAGTAAAGTTTTTCAGGGGTTCATGATGCTTCAGAAGCCCATGGAAGAAGCTATTCGGGCCGCTAAGCCCGATTTTATTGTAGCTGATATGTACTATCCATGGGCTTCTGATCTTGCTATTGAGCTTCGTATTCCTCgctttatttttcatgttaaATGTTATTTTGCTCTTTGTGCTGCTGAAGTTCTTGCTAAGTCCGCTCCACAGGAAAAG GTTGAATCTGATAGTGAAGTTTTTCTTCTTCCGGATCTACCAGATGAGATCCCAATGACCCGTTCTCAGCTTCCGGaatggatccagacccggagtCCATTTACAGAGTTTAAGGAAAGAATTGATGTTGGTGATCATAAAAGTTATGGGGTTATTGTCAACAGTTCGTACGAATTGGAGAAAGCTTATGCAGATTTCTACAGCAATAACTTGGGCCGACGGGCCTGGTCTATTGGCCCTTATTCCTTACATTGCGACAAAGTGAATGCTAATAAGAAAATAgaagaaaaggaagaacacCCATGTTTTGAATGGCTTGACAAAATGGAAGAAGGTAAAGTTATCTATGTAAGTTTTGGTAGTCTAGCTTGTTTTGGAGAAGCTCAAATATGTGAATTAGCTGCTGCATTAGAATCATCGGGCCACCCATTTATTTGGGTAGtaagaaaaggagaaaaatgGGTCCCCGACGGGTTTGAAGCCCGAATCAAGGAACAAAACAAAGGGATTTTAATAACAGGATGGGCCCCCCAAGTACAGATACTAGAGCACCCATCAATAGGCGGGTTTATAACTCATTGTGGATGGAACTCAACCGTTGAAGGGTGTACAAGTGGGGTCCCAATGGTTACATGGCCTATTTCAGCAGAACAATTTTATAATGAGAAGTTGATAAGTCATGTTTTAAAGGTTGGGGTAGAAGTGGGAAGTAAAAAGTGGACTAGATCAATTGAAGAGTGTAGTGAGATTGTGGAAAAAGATAAGATTGAAAAGGCAATTAAGGAATTAATGAGTGATAGTTTTGAAGCTCAAGAAAGGAGGAAAAAGGTTAAAGAGATGAGTGAAGTAATTAAAAAGGCTGTGGATGAAAATGGTTCTTCTTGTAAAAATTTAAGTGATTTGATTCAAGAATTATTGCATGTAAAAGAGAAAGGATTACCCAATGACAATGGTTTAGAATAA
- the LOC130813597 gene encoding uncharacterized protein LOC130813597: MFMCAVTKPIFTTEGDVFFDGKIDIWPFITQEPVKRSSKNRKRGELETKPIQSITKVHIRAMLITNVLPTIRAKWPAGLSKHIYIQQDNAKPHIAHNDREILEEAMKDGFNIQLVQQPPNSPDMNMLDLGFFRSIQALQYQKSAYNVTELLRAVNNAFQNLSPQCLRFVFITLQACMIEVMKRQGGFDYHIPHMNKTKAAREGTLPDYPSIDKQLVVDSHQHYSQS, translated from the coding sequence atgtttatgtgtgcaGTTACAAAGCCAATATTTACAACTGAAGGTGATGTTTTTTTTGATGGTAAGATAGACATTTGGCCATTTATTACACAGGAGCCAGTAAAAAGAAGCTCAAAGAACAGGAAAAGGGGGGAGTTGGAAACaaaaccaatacaatcaatcacaaaaGTGCACATTAGAGCAATGCTTATCACTAATGTGCTGCCAACCATAAGAGCAAAATGGCCTGCAGGATTGTCAAAGCATATTTACATTCAACAAGACAATGCCAAACCGCATATAGCACACAATGACAGAGAAATTTTAGAAGAGGCAATGAAAGATGGATTTAATATACaattagtgcaacaacctccaaaTTCCCCTGACATGAACATGCTAGATCTAGGtttttttagatcaattcaagctttgcaATATCAAAAATCTGCTTACAATGTTACAGAATTACTTAGGGCTGTGAATAATGCATTTCAGAATCTAAGTCCACAATGTTTAAGGTTTGTATTCATCACTTTACAAGCTTGTATGATAGAGGTTATGAAAAGACAAGGGGGGTTTGACTATCACAttcctcacatgaacaaaacaaaggcaGCAAGGGAAGGGACTTTACCAGATTACCCGAGTATTGACAAGCAATTGGTTGTTGATTCACATCAACATTATTCACAAAGCTAA
- the LOC130812979 gene encoding 28 kDa ribonucleoprotein, chloroplastic — protein sequence MSTATNLSLKTLSMSHTCFTTSLHTPSIFNPKSVCFSIPSKPTKLNLSLSYYSPFSLQKPNFPSTIVSHVAQTSDWEQEGSNAVLEEESDQEGVNWGNEAQVSDLSGEEEGEVEGGEGFPEPPEEAKLFVGNLPYDVDSEKLAQLFDGAGVVEIAEVIYNRETDRSRGFGFITMSTVEEAEKAVEMMNGYELNGRLLTVNKAAPRGSRPERPPREFAASFRVYVGNLPWDLDNARLEQVFSEFGKVLSARVVFDRETGRSRGFGFVTMASESEMNDAIAALDGQTLDGRAIRVNVAEDRPRRSF from the exons ATGTCAACAGCGACAAACCTTTCGCTCAAAACCCTTTCAATGTCGCATACTTGCTTCACTACTTCCCTTCATACTCCCTCAATTTTCAACCCTAAATCAGTTTGTTTCTCAATTCCGtcaaaacccacaaaactcAATCTTTCCCTTTCTTATTATTCACCTTTTTCTCTCCAAAAACCAAACTTTCCATCAACAATCGTGTCCCATGTTGCTCAAACCTCAGATTGGGAGCAAGAAGGTTCAAATGCTGTTCTTGAAGAAGAATCAGACCAAGAAGGAGTTAATTGGGGTAATGAAGCTCAAGTTTCCGACTTAAGTGgtgaagaggaaggagaagtagAAGGAGGTGAGGGGTTTCCAGAACCTCCTGAAGAGGCCAAATTATTTGTGGGTAATTTGCCATATGATGTTGACAGTGAGAAATTGGCTCAGCTTTTTGATGGGGCTGGTGTTGTTGAGATTGCCGAG GTTATTTACAACAGGGAAACTGATAGGAGTAGAGGGTTTGGATTTATCACCATGAGTACTGTTGAAGAAGCTGAAAAGGCTGTGGAAATGATGAATGGATAT GAATTGAATGGAAGACTCTTAACCGTAAACAAGGCTGCTCCGAGAGGATCACGTCCAGAGAGGCCTCCTCGAGAGTTTGCTGCTTCTTTCAGAGTTTATGTTGGTAACCTTCCATGGGATTTGGACAATGCTCGTCTTGAGCAAGTTTTCAGTGAATTTGGGAAGGTTTTAAGTGCCAGAGTAGTTTTTGATCGCGAGACTGGCCGTTCACGTGGATTTGGCTTTGTCACTATGGCTTCGGAATCAGAGATGAATGATGCCATTGCTGCTCTTGATGGACAG ACCTTGGATGGAAGAGCTATCAGGGTAAATGTTGCCGAAGACAGACCAAGACGCTCTTTCTGA